In the Streptomyces sp. NBC_00193 genome, GCGGCACCGTGTACGTCACCGGCCAGGACTACGGCGGCGAACTCGTCGGCTTCGACGTCCTGTCGGCGGACTCGGTGGAGGCTCGGCTGTCGGTGCGCAAGGGAACGGGCACGGTCGTGGTGTGCACCCTGCGCTCCCTCTCGGAGGCGGGCCGGGAGGTGGGGCGCAAGGACGTCGGCTTCCCCGAGCGGACGGACACGGTGGACCGGCTCGTCCGGCTGCGCACGACGGGGCGCGCCACCGCGGTGGAACTGGTCGGC is a window encoding:
- a CDS encoding DUF4307 domain-containing protein; the encoded protein is MSVRTASDRVEAARAEDARKDRTLRIAGAVLGAVAVAFLGWSGTVYVTGQDYGGELVGFDVLSADSVEARLSVRKGTGTVVVCTLRSLSEAGREVGRKDVGFPERTDTVDRLVRLRTTGRATAVELVGCQDAAAG